GGTTATATTGTTAATGGATATAGGTTTCACATAGAAAGTCGTGAAATGTCTTTGAGTACACAAAACAGTGGGGTGGTTGTTATAGGAAACACAGGGGATGGAGATGAGAACATTGATTATTATGGAGTAGTAACAGATATAATAGAGATCCAGTATCTTGGGCGAAACCGAGTTGTGTTATTCCGTTGCAAATGGTGGGATGTTTATGATAAGGTAAAGGGAGTAAAAGTTGATGAATATGGAGTTGTTAGTGCTAATTTCAATAAGCAATTAAAAACTAATGAACCATTTATTTTGGCTAGTCAAGCTAGGCAAGTTTTCTATGCCGTTGACAACCTAAATAAGGGTTGGAAGCtcgtttcaaagactcaaccGCACAACTATGATGATAATGAGGAAGGTGATGCGTATCAGCACGGTGAATTATTCAAACCTACATACGTAGCATCCTCTTTGACAAGCGCTAGTGCTGAAGTTTGTAGAAGCAGGGATGTCGTGGATCTAATTATTGTGACAGATGATATAATAAGTGGAGAGCAAGGACCCATGAAGAGGCTAAGAACAGAATAGTGCAATtacttattttttctttaaaGATTTTCTTTTAGGATTTGTTTTAAACTTTTGAGTtatttttaattcttatttttttgattttatagTTTCTGAATTTTTTCACATTTAAGCTTGGTCACGACTTTGTTCAACTGGTTATTGTTATTATGACTCTTATTGTTATATTTATTGTTATTTTGCTGCTCATTTCTAAATAGTCATGTTTTTTGCTTGGTGGTACTTACTGCTTCTGATTTGCCTTGGTACCTTGCTCCATTTGCACCTCATCTGATATTTCAAATGTCAGGGGTTTGTATAATATCATAAGTGAGGTTTTCTAGTTTGGTTACATAGTTGTTTTCAGCAAAGTATAGTGAAGAAGGGACAAAATTCATGCTCACACAACTGTAATGCATGCTCACATAGTCTGACATCAAATTATTAATATGCCTTTTGATCATTCTCCCCTGTGTTCCTTTTTCTTAATGTGTGTTTTGAATGTTGTTCGTGCAGACTTGCACTTTCTGATATTCTTCCTGTTCGTGCACATAATGCAGAATGTTAGCGATAAGATACTCGATTTGTCATTTCCTTTATACATTACTAGGTTTATTTATCATGCTATTGAGATAATACTATTGTTTATGAATACTTCAaatatttattcatttattgtagGGAAAATGGTTCGTTCAAAGGAGGAAGTAGTCCGTCTACATGAGAAAACGGTTCATCCATCACATAAAACCTCTTTGCTGGGATCTAAAAGGAACTATGTCCCACCGCAATTGTTGGCTAGGGGACGTGGACAAAGGTTAGCGGATATGTATACTTTCAAAAAACAAGCTACAACCGCTTCTTTAATCGGAATTGGAGTTGGGGCTAAAACATCCACTGGAGTAGGCAGTGAGGTATTAAAGCCCATTCAAGGTCAAAAGAATAATTCCAAAGGGCTTCTTACTGGGGATGAttcttgtaacaccccgacaattctctcttttctaaaataatcttttaatataaaacgtagagaattatcaaggcattatcgcccgtgtgaaaacgtaacggcttattcagaattttgcagcggaaaacataaaactaactttaggtttataaataatcgattacagatttagtccccaaaaatcaaccaacgaaaataaggaaatataaatagtacgacaagtttaaagtcccaattaacaaacccaagttaacttagcaaatcaaaactaaatacaagctctctattcccgatcccaatgatgcaacatcttcaaacctgcagatggacaatgcttattgatccttagagactgctcaccaaagattgggtcatcacaggatcaataaggcatagccatgatcaacatgcacaagcaaaagcacgtaatcagcaaagctgagtactacatactaaatcaataataatcctaacatgattctattaaacgaacaatcctaacatggtactaaataaaacgtaagcaaggataatcaagatatattgacttgaagactatacttgactgaactagacctttgtatcattaacattattttaattgaaatagtcaatggaccgagttgctactagaaacttcttcttcttcactaaggaagacgaggtacgggcgcgactccgtaaaccccaatgacctgcgatatcgagggacttttaaataaaaataggaccggtgatcaatccggccccagaaaaagtcataggctacccatgaccccaactcctgattgtccgtcactttagacgtgcacagtctaaagctattgctactcattttcactttacatgacttaacttttaatacttggttatgactcatcaaacataaatattatattcaagaagtaaacacaacttcttttatctttgaattaaacaagtgatcacaacgttcaaccaagagccaattccaaccATTTTAATCCTTcatttatccatatttaaaaacctttattaggtataaggttcaactaccaaacaaggtcctcggcccttataaagtagtgaaaatctaaagaggaacaacgatcaataaagatctaaaccaatattaaataatataaagttccacaaaaccaacatgcttgcatcaatattccatgctaacatgattcaattcttataaataaagttctatgctcaacgcattaattcaacgacattgaacatgaaattccaacataaacaagttcataaatatattcatcatattctcaatacaacacacatccaagcacacggtatgtacgtaccttgtgtaaacaaactgataggccactttaacgaattcaaaagtcacccacaaagaattctccgcctaaaataatcaagaaacgtacccaaatcaattcctaatcattggcaaccataacaaagcattctaaatgcatcccaaacatatttagaacattccccaatatcaaaacttaaacctttgatttcctagcatcataattattgaattagtgattgaaattcgttgaaaactctttgcaaacatcgtactttaaattttcagcaatataactaatttcaaactactccaaaacataattaacattcttagaaTCATacaaataatagctttaataatatatagtcattctattatgatttaatcattaaaaaccttaaaaattcacactttaataattaaaaactcttatttcaattcaattatgtaatctgaaaattaaattattaattaagcatagtatataatctgaaaatctaacttaatcataaaaacttataatttatattcacgaaacatgaattaaattaataaaacttaattaaaaccctaatttaaacgtaattaacaaatctgaaaataattaaattaatttcgacaacatataatctgagaattagtaattaaatcttaaaaatcataaatttattaaatcaaatcatgaattaaatcactaaactaatttaaaccctaacttatgtattaatcaaccaaaactgaaaataattaatttataatatcaataccaaatctgaaaattataatttaattataaagattaatagtttaattctagaaacataaacaaaaatcaataaacttaattaaaacatttaaataacttagggtttaagagaGTCAACCAAAAGGGGAGGAGGAGTGCTGGCCGGCGGTGACTAGGGCACGGCGGGGACAGCGGCGGCTAGCAGAGGTGGCGCTGGTCGGGTCAGGTGTCGGCACGGGTGGTTGCTGGTGGTTGATGGTCGAACCAAAAACACTGAGATTAGGGGGGAGAGAGTGGAAACCGAATCCAAGGAGGAGGAGGGGGAGTTGCCGGCTTGGACAGGCGTTGCAGGTGGGCGGCGCAGCGTGGAGGGGAACGACGAGTGTAGAAGGCGGTGCTCGGTGGTTGTGCGTGGTTGCCACCAACAGAAACGAGTGAGGAGGAGAGCAATAAAACTAAGGAGAAGAAAGAAGGACGAAGCAAGAGAGGGAGAAGGGAGAAAGGAGATTACCGGCGGCTGGCGAGGGACGGCGGTGGTCCGGCGTGGGTGGCTGGACGGCGGCGACAAGGGGAGCACTAAGGTGTGAGAGTTCACGTGAATTCTTGAAGAGGGTTTGAGGGTTTTTCTGCTTTTCTTTTCACgtgaaggagaggagaggattgagagttttacatgaatttggaatatgggtaagggatgtgggtttacttattttgggctttgctaacttgggctaggattagaattacgtttggtatttgaattcaacaccgcttaagattgttttctaatttcaatcgtgttttcgtaattcaaattcttttcaacatcaaattctaaaattatttgaatttcataaaccgttgaaatatttagaatatatttaaattaaattaaatatacattaaatgtataaatataataaagttcaaaaatcgttaattatttagaacgtactttaaataaaataaatatacgttaattatatacttattatttaaattagtaaattctattaaaatataaataactatacgttaaaatatattaataaaatttataaatttacgggggattacaattcTGATATTAACGTTGATGGAGCTTTCTTCGATCCATTATTTACTTACCTTTCTGCCACAAGGAATAACATAGAAGGCTGGGAGTTATCACCTGAGCCAGTTCATGAGGAAAATATGGATGATGAGCTCTCATCAGAAGATGAGGATATGCACATTCAAAATGGAAACGAGAATTTTGATAACCATGATAACGAGGCTTGTGAAGACATACTTGAAAATGTTCATGTCGATGAGATAGAGATATCTCAAACAATTCAAGATGTGAACGGTAATGGTTTATCTTTATAAAATTTCCTTGATTATCCTACATACTTAATACTTCTATTGATTATTTGTTTTAGTTGAAGGTGGGGGCTCTTCTTTCGCTGAGAAGAACGTGAATCGGAAAAAGAGGGGAAGAAACAAATGCAAGGAAATTGCCAAGCTTAAACCCGATGAGAAGTTGGAGATTACTTTCTACAACAATAGAGCTGTTGGAATAAATCATAAAGTATTTGCACGACATTTGGGGATCATAGTGAGAGATACAAATATCTGCCCGGTGAGAGTGCGC
This genomic stretch from Spinacia oleracea cultivar Varoflay chromosome 3, BTI_SOV_V1, whole genome shotgun sequence harbors:
- the LOC110800352 gene encoding uncharacterized protein; its protein translation is MDDELSSEDEDMHIQNGNENFDNHDNEACEDILENVHVDEIEISQTIQDVNVEGGGSSFAEKNVNRKKRGRNKCKEIAKLKPDEKLEITFYNNRAVGINHKVFARHLGIIVRDTNICPVRVRKWDDIGDKKKEHMWSAVTDVFTNESMDIYKQHVLGHMRELWTNWRSDLLRNNVTKKGITLEVADKGEPPSGLDDKDWKWLIKEVYSDEKFKERSARNSENRRSYAKELMHRTGSKPTRQVI